A window of Phycobacter azelaicus contains these coding sequences:
- a CDS encoding glycosyltransferase family 4 protein, with product MPDLFVTNFNRNFTGVSATAANVIRQQALTHDLRLVGRPLPSCPEPISTAGAKRLCRKAPNGKSFAIWHVRRNTEMRAAIWARDVLRLPIRIVFTSAAQRRHSAFPRWLISRMDAVIATTEKAAEFVPNVRAVVPHGVDTDLFQPAENRSTAWAALGYGGDIGIATVGRIRPEKGTDVFVDAMIDLLPSQPGAVALVIGRAAREHQGFLKNLKSRIATAGLTDRILFPGEIPATDLPQVMRALSLVMQLPRYEGYGMAPLEGMASGVPFVGSDAGYYRAFSAQGKSGLVVPLDDAAAAAEAARSILDDADRHAQMAQDARDIAEHSFSVRSEAEGIEAVYHALWSEG from the coding sequence ATGCCTGACCTCTTTGTCACCAACTTCAACCGCAATTTCACAGGGGTTTCGGCGACAGCCGCCAATGTGATCCGCCAGCAGGCCTTGACCCATGATCTGCGGCTTGTGGGTCGCCCCCTGCCCAGCTGCCCCGAACCAATCAGCACTGCTGGGGCGAAACGTCTGTGCCGCAAAGCCCCAAACGGCAAATCCTTTGCCATCTGGCATGTGCGCCGTAACACCGAAATGCGCGCGGCGATCTGGGCGCGGGATGTGCTGCGCCTGCCAATTCGCATCGTTTTTACTTCGGCGGCACAGCGGCGGCACTCGGCCTTTCCACGCTGGCTGATCAGCCGCATGGACGCGGTCATTGCCACCACCGAGAAAGCCGCCGAGTTCGTCCCCAATGTGCGCGCGGTGGTGCCTCATGGGGTGGATACCGATCTGTTTCAACCTGCGGAGAACCGCAGCACCGCCTGGGCGGCCCTCGGGTATGGCGGCGACATCGGGATTGCCACCGTCGGGCGCATACGCCCCGAAAAGGGCACCGATGTCTTTGTCGATGCCATGATAGATCTTCTACCCTCCCAGCCCGGGGCCGTGGCTTTGGTCATTGGCCGGGCCGCACGCGAACACCAAGGCTTCCTGAAGAATTTGAAATCCCGCATCGCCACGGCTGGTCTGACTGATCGGATCCTGTTTCCCGGCGAAATCCCAGCCACAGACCTGCCCCAGGTCATGCGCGCCCTGTCGCTGGTGATGCAACTGCCCCGCTACGAAGGCTACGGTATGGCGCCACTCGAAGGCATGGCGAGCGGCGTACCTTTCGTTGGATCTGACGCAGGCTACTACCGAGCCTTTTCCGCCCAAGGCAAAAGCGGCCTGGTGGTCCCTCTGGATGATGCCGCAGCCGCAGCCGAAGCCGCCCGCAGCATTCTGGACGATGCAGACCGCCATGCGCAAATGGCCCAGGATGCCAGGGACATCGCTGAGCACAGCTTCAGCGTAAGGTCCGAGGCTGAGGGGATCGAAGCCGTTTATCATGCACTCTGGTCCGAAGGCTGA
- a CDS encoding M20 aminoacylase family protein yields the protein MPVKNRFAEMQEEITKWRRHLHENPELLYEVHKTAAFVVERLKEIGLDDSAITTGIGRTGVVAVIEGKTNTSGRVIGLRADMDALPIHEASGVDYPSKTPGVMHACGHDGHTAILLGAAKYLSETRNFDGTVVLIFQPAEEGGAGGKAMCDDGLMERWGIQEVYGLHNMPGLPVGQFAVRPGALLASSDEFEITVTGKGGHAAAPHDAIDTTLVASQIVVSLHSIVSRNVNPVKRVVLTVGTFETDSTASNVIAHQARLQGTVRTLDTEYRALAEGWVRQVAENVAAAYGASAEVTWTPGYPVTINTPDETQYAVEAARAVSPDVNDDTDPIMPSEDFAYMLEERPGAYIFLGNGDTAMCHHPAYVFDDEAIPVGCSWFAELVERRMPAA from the coding sequence ATGCCAGTCAAGAATCGTTTTGCCGAGATGCAGGAGGAGATCACCAAGTGGCGTCGCCATCTGCATGAGAACCCCGAGCTTCTCTACGAAGTTCACAAGACGGCTGCCTTTGTGGTGGAGCGGTTGAAAGAGATCGGCCTTGATGACAGCGCCATCACCACGGGAATTGGCCGCACCGGTGTGGTCGCGGTAATCGAGGGAAAGACCAACACATCTGGACGGGTGATTGGCCTGCGCGCCGATATGGATGCCTTGCCCATCCACGAGGCCTCGGGTGTGGACTATCCGTCAAAGACACCGGGTGTAATGCATGCCTGCGGCCATGACGGCCACACCGCCATTCTGTTGGGCGCTGCGAAATACTTGTCCGAGACCCGCAATTTCGACGGAACCGTCGTGCTTATCTTCCAGCCGGCCGAAGAGGGCGGCGCGGGCGGCAAGGCCATGTGCGACGATGGATTGATGGAGCGCTGGGGCATTCAGGAGGTTTATGGTTTGCACAATATGCCGGGCCTGCCGGTTGGGCAGTTCGCGGTGCGCCCCGGCGCGCTTCTGGCGTCCTCCGACGAGTTCGAGATCACCGTGACCGGCAAGGGCGGCCATGCTGCCGCGCCTCATGATGCGATCGACACCACCTTGGTGGCCTCGCAGATCGTCGTGTCACTGCATTCGATCGTCTCGCGTAATGTGAACCCGGTAAAACGGGTTGTTCTGACCGTGGGAACCTTTGAGACCGACAGTACGGCGTCCAACGTGATCGCCCATCAGGCGCGCCTGCAAGGCACCGTGCGCACGCTCGACACGGAATACCGCGCGCTCGCCGAGGGCTGGGTACGGCAAGTGGCGGAAAATGTAGCAGCTGCCTATGGCGCCTCGGCAGAAGTGACATGGACCCCGGGCTATCCCGTGACCATCAATACGCCGGATGAAACCCAATACGCGGTGGAGGCTGCCCGCGCCGTCTCGCCGGATGTGAACGACGACACCGATCCGATCATGCCGTCCGAAGATTTCGCCTACATGCTGGAAGAACGCCCTGGCGCCTATATCTTCCTTGGAAATGGCGACACGGCCATGTGCCATCACCCGGCCTATGTGTTCGACGATGAGGCGATCCCTGTGGGATGCAGCTGGTTTGCCGAACTGGTCGAACGACGAATGCCCGCCGCCTGA
- a CDS encoding M20 aminoacylase family protein, translating to MPVKNRAAEFQEEVAGWRRDIHEHPEILYDTHRTSALVAEKLKSFGCDEVVTGIGRTGVVAVIRGRSDSKGRAIGLRADMDALPMQEQTGLPHASKIPNAMHACGHDGHTAMLLGAAKYLSETRNFDGTAVVIFQPAEEGGNGGEAMVKDGMMERFGIDEVYAIHNSPGIEAGKFAIRPGPILASVDEFTLHLKGRGGHGAKPHMTVDTTVMMCHMISALQTIVSRNMDPIEKAVMTLTSAETSSKAFNVIPDRAEVRGTIRTHSEEVRAMIPKRIKEIAEGVAQTFGGSVEVEMRIGVPVTINDEAATEYAREAAEAVTSCEDVPILMGGEDFSFMLMERPGAMIRLGNGNSAGLHHPEYDFNDEIIPAGISWFAEVVERRMPAA from the coding sequence ATGCCCGTCAAGAACCGCGCCGCAGAGTTTCAGGAAGAGGTTGCCGGCTGGCGCCGCGACATTCATGAACACCCCGAGATCCTGTATGACACGCACCGGACTTCGGCACTGGTGGCGGAAAAACTGAAAAGTTTTGGCTGTGACGAGGTGGTGACCGGCATTGGCCGCACTGGCGTCGTAGCCGTGATCCGCGGCCGCAGCGATAGCAAGGGGCGCGCGATTGGCCTGCGGGCCGACATGGACGCGCTGCCGATGCAGGAACAGACCGGCCTGCCGCATGCCTCCAAGATCCCTAACGCGATGCACGCCTGTGGCCACGATGGTCATACGGCGATGCTGCTTGGTGCTGCAAAATATCTATCAGAGACGCGCAATTTCGATGGCACCGCCGTGGTGATCTTTCAGCCCGCCGAAGAAGGCGGCAATGGCGGCGAGGCCATGGTCAAGGACGGTATGATGGAGCGGTTTGGCATCGACGAAGTCTATGCCATCCACAACAGTCCCGGCATCGAGGCAGGTAAATTCGCGATCCGTCCAGGCCCGATCTTGGCCTCGGTCGATGAGTTCACCCTGCACCTCAAGGGGCGCGGCGGCCATGGTGCCAAGCCACATATGACCGTCGATACGACGGTGATGATGTGCCACATGATCAGTGCGCTACAGACCATTGTCTCGCGCAATATGGATCCGATTGAGAAGGCCGTCATGACGCTGACCAGCGCCGAGACCTCCTCCAAGGCCTTCAACGTGATCCCCGACAGGGCCGAGGTGCGCGGCACGATCCGCACCCATTCCGAAGAGGTGCGCGCCATGATCCCCAAACGGATCAAAGAGATCGCCGAGGGTGTTGCGCAGACCTTCGGCGGCTCGGTCGAAGTCGAGATGCGCATAGGCGTCCCGGTCACCATAAATGACGAGGCCGCGACTGAATACGCCCGGGAGGCTGCAGAAGCCGTGACGAGCTGCGAAGACGTGCCGATCCTGATGGGCGGGGAGGATTTCTCCTTCATGCTGATGGAGCGCCCCGGCGCCATGATCCGCCTTGGCAATGGCAACAGCGCAGGGCTGCACCATCCCGAATACGATTTCAATGACGAGATCATCCCGGCCGGTATCAGCTGGTTCGCGGAGGTCGTCGAAAGAAGAATGCCCGCAGCCTGA
- a CDS encoding peptide ABC transporter substrate-binding protein, translated as MKIKTLLMGAIASAALAPAAFAERGADGQVSIIYWQAPSILNPFLSGGTKDVEAASLVIEPLARYDPNGQMVPFLAEEIPTVANGGVSEDLTSITWKIKSGLTWSDGTPFTSKDVKFTYDYCTHPEGGCAQVTKFEGVTSVETPDDLTVKVTFEGPTPFPYGPFVGGESPIIQAAQFAECLGAKAPECTEANFNPIGTGPFVVDEFKPNDVITFSANPNYRDPAKPAFGKVLFKGGGDATAAGRAVMETGEFDYAWNLQLAPDVIAQMEAGGKGKAIAGFGPLVERLMLNNTNPDPALGPDERSVVRPHPFLGDPAVYKAMSMAIDRPLLVEIGYGKAGKVTCNWVPAPAVYAADIPGCEVQDIAGANKMLDDAGYKDTNGDGVRETPDGKPMKILYQTSTNAVRQDFQALIKQWWSEIGIETELRNINASVFFGGDPGSPDTFQKFYADVEMYANTFNGTDPQSYFGNGLCDKAPSPASQWQGENISRFCDEEFDALHAELTKTADAAKRAEIGQQLNTMIFEKGGMIPLVHRGRLSGQANSLGGHVLNVWDSELWDIADWYRIK; from the coding sequence ATGAAAATCAAAACCCTATTGATGGGTGCTATTGCGTCTGCGGCGCTTGCCCCGGCAGCTTTTGCCGAACGCGGCGCAGATGGCCAGGTCAGCATCATTTACTGGCAGGCGCCGTCGATTCTGAACCCGTTCCTGTCGGGTGGTACAAAGGACGTAGAGGCCGCCTCTTTGGTCATTGAGCCGCTCGCCCGCTACGATCCCAACGGTCAGATGGTTCCCTTCCTCGCCGAAGAGATCCCGACGGTTGCTAACGGTGGCGTCAGCGAAGATCTGACCTCCATCACCTGGAAGATCAAATCCGGTCTCACCTGGTCCGATGGCACCCCGTTTACCTCGAAGGATGTGAAATTCACCTATGACTACTGCACCCACCCCGAAGGCGGCTGTGCGCAGGTCACCAAGTTCGAAGGCGTAACCTCGGTCGAAACCCCGGACGATCTGACCGTCAAGGTCACCTTCGAAGGCCCGACCCCCTTCCCCTATGGCCCCTTCGTTGGCGGTGAAAGCCCGATCATCCAGGCTGCTCAGTTCGCCGAGTGCCTGGGTGCAAAAGCGCCCGAGTGCACCGAGGCAAACTTCAACCCGATCGGCACCGGCCCGTTCGTCGTTGACGAATTCAAGCCGAACGACGTGATCACCTTCTCGGCAAACCCGAACTACCGTGACCCGGCGAAGCCTGCCTTCGGCAAGGTCCTGTTCAAGGGTGGTGGTGACGCAACCGCAGCCGGCCGTGCCGTGATGGAAACCGGCGAATTCGACTACGCCTGGAACCTGCAGCTGGCCCCCGATGTGATCGCACAGATGGAAGCAGGCGGCAAAGGCAAGGCCATCGCAGGCTTTGGTCCGCTGGTCGAGCGCCTGATGCTGAACAACACCAACCCCGATCCGGCGCTTGGCCCGGACGAGCGTTCCGTGGTGCGTCCGCACCCCTTCTTGGGCGACCCGGCCGTCTACAAGGCAATGTCCATGGCCATCGACCGGCCCCTGTTGGTGGAAATCGGTTACGGCAAAGCCGGCAAAGTGACCTGTAACTGGGTGCCTGCACCTGCGGTTTACGCGGCCGATATTCCGGGCTGTGAAGTCCAGGACATCGCTGGCGCCAACAAGATGCTGGACGATGCTGGCTACAAGGACACCAACGGTGACGGCGTTCGCGAGACCCCGGACGGCAAGCCAATGAAGATCCTGTACCAGACCTCGACCAACGCCGTGCGTCAGGACTTCCAGGCTCTGATCAAGCAGTGGTGGAGCGAGATCGGCATCGAAACCGAACTGCGCAACATCAACGCATCGGTCTTCTTTGGCGGTGACCCGGGCTCCCCGGATACCTTCCAGAAGTTCTATGCCGACGTTGAAATGTACGCCAACACCTTCAACGGTACCGACCCGCAGTCCTACTTTGGTAACGGCCTGTGCGACAAGGCACCGAGCCCCGCGTCCCAGTGGCAGGGTGAGAACATCTCCCGCTTCTGCGACGAGGAGTTCGACGCGCTGCACGCTGAGCTGACCAAGACCGCGGACGCTGCCAAGCGCGCCGAAATCGGCCAGCAGCTGAACACGATGATCTTCGAAAAAGGCGGCATGATCCCGCTGGTTCACCGTGGTCGTCTGTCCGGTCAGGCAAACTCCCTCGGTGGTCACGTCCTGAACGTCTGGGACAGCGAACTCTGGGATATCGCTGACTGGTACCGCATCAAGTAA
- a CDS encoding ABC transporter permease — MLTFTIRRLILSVPTLLFISLVIFMLLELAPGDPMAQVPLTVPPEVKEKMRQALGLGEPAYIRFWKWLVQFFWIEPQVMIDHYFGTSFSQGDLRVISWQTRSPVMDIVIQRMPQTLWVVGTAYVVAILIALPIGIYSAYRQYSWFDQMGTFVSMVGFSVPPFFSGVLVIVIFSVQLGWFPSIYDTTLVVDSWDSFVKQLQQMIMPVMVLALQITAQLSRFMRASMLDNLNQDYVRTARAKGLSEYVVVMVHVLRNSMIPVVTVIALGIPSIFGGAIITEQVFKVNGIGQLLIGAIQANDLPMVQTLTFIFAVLIVLFNLIADVLYGILDPRIRYD; from the coding sequence ATGCTGACCTTTACAATCAGGCGACTGATCCTGTCAGTCCCGACGTTGCTGTTCATCAGCCTCGTTATCTTTATGCTGCTGGAGCTCGCCCCGGGCGACCCCATGGCACAGGTCCCCCTGACCGTTCCCCCTGAAGTCAAAGAAAAAATGCGCCAGGCGCTTGGTCTGGGCGAGCCTGCCTACATCCGGTTCTGGAAATGGCTTGTGCAGTTCTTCTGGATCGAGCCGCAGGTCATGATCGACCATTACTTTGGCACCAGTTTCTCCCAAGGCGATCTGCGCGTGATCTCATGGCAGACTCGCTCGCCGGTGATGGACATCGTGATCCAGCGTATGCCTCAGACCCTGTGGGTTGTCGGCACCGCATATGTGGTCGCCATCCTGATCGCCCTGCCTATCGGCATCTACTCCGCCTATCGCCAGTACAGCTGGTTCGACCAGATGGGCACATTCGTATCCATGGTTGGCTTTTCGGTGCCGCCGTTCTTCTCGGGTGTTTTGGTCATCGTGATCTTCTCGGTCCAACTTGGCTGGTTCCCCTCGATCTATGACACCACATTGGTGGTCGACAGCTGGGACAGCTTTGTCAAACAGCTGCAACAGATGATCATGCCAGTTATGGTGCTTGCCCTGCAGATCACCGCGCAGCTCAGCCGTTTCATGCGCGCCTCGATGCTGGACAACCTCAATCAGGACTACGTGCGCACCGCCCGCGCCAAGGGTCTCAGCGAGTATGTTGTCGTGATGGTTCACGTTCTGCGCAACTCGATGATCCCCGTGGTAACTGTCATTGCGCTTGGCATCCCGTCGATATTTGGCGGCGCAATCATCACAGAGCAGGTGTTCAAGGTGAACGGCATCGGCCAGCTTCTGATTGGCGCCATTCAGGCCAACGACCTGCCCATGGTGCAAACCCTGACCTTTATCTTTGCCGTGCTTATCGTGCTGTTCAATCTGATCGCCGATGTGCTTTACGGCATTCTTGACCCGAGGATTCGCTATGACTGA
- a CDS encoding M20 aminoacylase family protein, producing MPVKNRFAELQEEITAWRRDIHENPEILFETHRTSALVAEKLKEFGCDEIVTGIGRTGVVGVIKGKSDTSGKVIGLRADMDALPIHEQTGLEYASKTANAMHACGHDGHTAMLLGAAKYLSETRNFDGTVVVIFQPAEEGGGGGKEMCDDGMMERWNIQEVYGMHNWPGKPVGSFAIRSGAFFAATDQFDITFEGRGGHAAKPHETIDTTVMSAQAVLALQTIASRNADPVDRVVVSVTSFETSSKAFNVIPQRVQIKGTVRTMSAEMRDLAEKRIKEICAGVAATFGGTADVTYHRGYPVMVNHEEQTDFAAKVASDISGNCEEAPLVMGGEDFAFMLEERPGAYILVGNGDSADVHHPEYNFNDEAIPAGCSWWAGIVEQRMPAA from the coding sequence ATGCCGGTTAAGAACCGTTTTGCCGAGCTTCAGGAGGAAATCACCGCCTGGCGCCGTGATATCCATGAAAACCCCGAGATCCTGTTTGAAACCCACCGCACCTCGGCGCTGGTGGCAGAAAAGCTGAAGGAGTTCGGCTGCGACGAGATCGTCACCGGCATCGGCCGCACCGGCGTTGTCGGCGTGATCAAAGGCAAATCCGACACTTCGGGCAAGGTCATTGGCCTGCGTGCCGACATGGACGCGCTGCCGATTCACGAGCAGACCGGGCTGGAGTATGCCTCCAAGACCGCGAATGCCATGCACGCCTGTGGCCATGACGGTCACACCGCGATGCTGCTGGGCGCGGCCAAGTACCTGTCGGAAACACGCAACTTCGACGGCACTGTCGTGGTGATCTTCCAGCCCGCTGAGGAAGGCGGCGGCGGCGGCAAGGAAATGTGCGACGACGGCATGATGGAGCGCTGGAACATCCAGGAAGTCTACGGCATGCACAACTGGCCGGGCAAACCGGTGGGCAGCTTTGCCATCCGCTCCGGTGCCTTCTTTGCGGCGACCGACCAGTTCGACATCACCTTTGAGGGACGCGGCGGTCACGCGGCCAAACCGCATGAAACCATCGACACCACCGTGATGTCCGCCCAGGCTGTTCTCGCGCTGCAGACCATCGCATCGCGCAATGCGGACCCGGTGGATCGTGTTGTTGTCTCGGTGACCTCGTTTGAGACCTCCTCCAAGGCGTTCAATGTGATCCCCCAGCGGGTTCAGATCAAAGGCACCGTGCGTACGATGTCTGCAGAGATGCGTGACCTGGCCGAAAAGCGGATCAAGGAGATCTGCGCAGGCGTGGCCGCGACCTTTGGCGGCACGGCTGATGTCACCTACCACCGTGGCTACCCGGTCATGGTGAACCACGAAGAACAGACAGACTTCGCAGCCAAGGTTGCAAGTGACATATCTGGTAATTGTGAGGAAGCGCCCCTCGTCATGGGCGGTGAGGATTTTGCATTCATGCTGGAAGAGCGCCCCGGTGCCTATATTCTGGTTGGCAACGGCGACAGCGCCGATGTGCACCATCCTGAATACAACTTCAACGACGAAGCCATCCCGGCTGGCTGCAGCTGGTGGGCTGGTATTGTCGAGCAGCGCATGCCTGCCGCGTAA
- a CDS encoding ABC transporter ATP-binding protein — protein MLDQPIAQIKGLRVEFQTKDGPVVGVENVSFDVNPGETVCIVGESGSGKSVSSLSLMRLVEFGGGEIAGGELMFNGRGGETTDLAKAEQEMMKQIRGNEIGMIFQEPMTALNPVFTVGRQLTEGLRIHKGMTKKQAEERALELLRQVRIPEPERRLKQYPHELSGGMRQRVVIAMAMACEPRLLIADEPTTALDVTIQAEILVLMDRLKRETGTAVMFITHDMAVVAQMADRVVVMFRGNKVEEGPVTEIFENPQHDYTKALLAAVPKLGEMEGKPYPEPMKLMGVEGQKIEPIKGTDEVLLEVKNLTTRFPVKGGLLRRTVANVHAVEDVSFKVFKGQTLSLVGESGCGKSTAGRSILRLVEPLSGEVNFEGRNILDLNNSDLHKARLDMQMIFQDPFASLNPQMQLMDQVAEPMRNYGLASGSELQDRVASLFDRVHLPRSFMRRFPHEMSGGQRQRIAIARALALNPKLIVADEAVSALDVSVQAQVLNLMMELQSELGLSFLFISHDMAVVERVSHQVGVMYLGRIVEIGPRDRVFANPLHAYTQALMKAVPIADPRKRKSEKDLNFKPIPSPIHPVGYTPEPSEYLELEPGHFVLTTDSGY, from the coding sequence GTGCTGGACCAACCAATTGCACAAATTAAAGGCTTGCGGGTCGAATTTCAGACCAAGGACGGACCGGTCGTCGGCGTTGAAAACGTTTCTTTCGACGTCAATCCGGGGGAAACCGTTTGTATCGTTGGCGAATCCGGATCGGGTAAGTCGGTGTCCTCTTTGTCTCTCATGCGCCTTGTAGAGTTCGGGGGCGGCGAAATCGCAGGCGGTGAGTTGATGTTCAACGGCCGTGGTGGAGAGACGACGGATCTTGCCAAGGCCGAGCAGGAGATGATGAAGCAGATTCGCGGCAACGAGATCGGCATGATCTTCCAGGAGCCGATGACTGCGCTCAATCCGGTCTTCACCGTGGGCCGTCAGCTGACCGAAGGGCTACGCATTCACAAGGGGATGACCAAGAAACAAGCTGAAGAGCGCGCGCTCGAACTGCTGCGTCAGGTTCGCATTCCCGAGCCAGAGCGCCGTCTCAAGCAGTACCCGCACGAGCTGTCGGGCGGTATGCGTCAGCGGGTCGTGATTGCGATGGCCATGGCCTGCGAACCGCGACTGCTGATTGCGGATGAGCCAACAACCGCACTGGATGTGACCATTCAGGCCGAAATCCTCGTCCTGATGGACCGCCTCAAGCGCGAGACCGGCACGGCGGTGATGTTCATCACCCATGACATGGCCGTGGTGGCGCAGATGGCGGACCGGGTAGTTGTCATGTTCCGGGGCAACAAGGTTGAGGAAGGCCCCGTAACCGAGATTTTCGAGAACCCGCAGCATGACTACACCAAGGCGCTCTTGGCCGCGGTGCCGAAGCTGGGCGAGATGGAAGGCAAGCCCTATCCTGAGCCGATGAAGCTGATGGGTGTCGAGGGTCAGAAGATTGAGCCGATCAAGGGCACTGATGAGGTGCTGCTCGAGGTGAAGAACCTCACCACGCGGTTCCCGGTCAAAGGCGGACTGTTGCGCCGCACCGTAGCGAATGTCCACGCGGTGGAGGATGTCTCTTTCAAGGTTTTCAAGGGTCAGACCCTGTCGCTGGTGGGCGAATCCGGGTGCGGCAAGTCCACGGCGGGCCGGTCGATCCTGCGGCTTGTTGAGCCGCTGTCGGGGGAGGTGAATTTCGAGGGGCGCAATATTCTGGATCTGAACAACTCAGATCTGCACAAAGCGCGCCTTGATATGCAGATGATCTTCCAGGATCCCTTTGCCTCGCTCAATCCCCAGATGCAGCTGATGGACCAGGTTGCCGAGCCGATGCGCAACTATGGGCTCGCTTCCGGGTCTGAACTGCAAGACCGGGTCGCATCACTGTTTGACCGGGTACATCTGCCGCGCAGTTTCATGCGCCGCTTCCCGCATGAAATGTCCGGCGGTCAGCGTCAACGGATCGCCATTGCCCGCGCCCTGGCTCTGAACCCGAAACTGATCGTCGCGGACGAGGCCGTGTCGGCGCTTGACGTGTCGGTGCAGGCGCAGGTTCTCAACCTGATGATGGAACTGCAATCCGAGCTGGGCCTTTCGTTCCTCTTCATCAGCCACGACATGGCCGTTGTGGAACGTGTTAGCCATCAGGTCGGCGTGATGTACTTGGGCCGTATTGTAGAAATTGGCCCGCGTGACCGGGTCTTTGCCAATCCGCTCCACGCTTACACACAGGCGCTGATGAAGGCTGTTCCGATTGCCGACCCGCGCAAGCGCAAGAGCGAGAAGGACCTGAACTTCAAACCGATTCCCTCTCCGATCCATCCGGTTGGTTACACACCGGAGCCCTCGGAATACCTGGAACTGGAACCTGGCCACTTCGTGCTGACAACCGACAGCGGGTATTGA
- the argE gene encoding acetylornithine deacetylase — MTEVLSPLQLMEKLVSFPTVSRDTNLPLVEWVEEYLSAHGITPHRWTDPDQPHKAAVFAHVGPMVEGAVVLSGHTDVVPVDGQPWDTDPFTVVERDGKYYGRGCCDMKGFDALAIWALVEAHRRGVKRPLQLALSFDEEIGCTGAPPMIEAMQPVLPKGSAVIVGEPSMMKAVTGHKGGIGYNTHLVGFEVHSSLMHTGVSAIMQGARLIDWANHRNSENAAQDPGEIPAMFTPPYTTCHVGMIEGGTAHNITAKDCHFVMDFRVVPGEDTADWEAAYLSEVRRIEAEMQAIHPDTRIEIDKKFNVPGLVPEQDGEAESLVRAITGDNGTHVVSYGTEAGQFQEAGYSAVICGPGDIAQAHQPNEFITVAQFNAGHDFMRQLVDRLAA; from the coding sequence GTGACCGAGGTTCTCTCGCCGCTCCAGTTGATGGAGAAACTGGTGTCTTTCCCGACGGTCAGCCGGGACACCAACCTGCCCTTGGTAGAATGGGTGGAGGAGTATCTCTCTGCCCATGGCATCACCCCGCACCGCTGGACAGATCCCGATCAGCCGCACAAGGCCGCAGTTTTTGCGCACGTGGGGCCGATGGTCGAAGGCGCGGTGGTCCTGTCAGGCCATACCGATGTTGTTCCGGTCGATGGCCAGCCCTGGGACACGGATCCCTTCACCGTCGTTGAGCGAGACGGCAAATACTATGGTCGCGGCTGTTGCGACATGAAAGGCTTTGATGCGCTGGCCATCTGGGCGCTGGTCGAGGCACACCGCCGCGGCGTCAAACGTCCCTTGCAGCTGGCGCTGTCTTTTGATGAGGAAATCGGCTGCACCGGGGCACCGCCAATGATCGAGGCGATGCAGCCGGTTCTGCCCAAGGGCAGCGCGGTCATCGTGGGGGAGCCGTCGATGATGAAGGCGGTGACCGGCCATAAGGGCGGCATTGGGTACAATACGCATTTGGTGGGCTTCGAAGTGCACAGCTCGCTGATGCACACCGGGGTCAGCGCCATCATGCAGGGCGCGCGGCTCATCGACTGGGCCAACCATCGCAATTCGGAAAACGCGGCTCAGGATCCAGGCGAAATCCCGGCCATGTTCACGCCGCCCTATACCACCTGTCACGTGGGCATGATCGAGGGCGGCACCGCGCATAACATTACGGCAAAAGACTGCCACTTCGTGATGGATTTCCGCGTGGTCCCTGGCGAGGACACCGCCGATTGGGAGGCTGCCTATCTGTCAGAGGTGCGTCGCATCGAAGCGGAGATGCAAGCCATCCACCCGGATACCCGGATCGAGATTGACAAGAAGTTCAACGTCCCCGGACTGGTGCCCGAACAGGACGGCGAAGCTGAATCGCTTGTCCGGGCTATCACGGGTGACAATGGCACCCATGTGGTCAGTTACGGAACTGAGGCGGGACAGTTTCAGGAGGCTGGCTATTCCGCCGTGATCTGTGGCCCTGGCGATATTGCCCAGGCCCATCAGCCCAACGAATTTATCACCGTGGCACAGTTCAATGCCGGTCACGACTTCATGCGGCAATTGGTTGATCGGTTGGCGGCCTGA